A single region of the Eriocheir sinensis breed Jianghai 21 unplaced genomic scaffold, ASM2467909v1 Scaffold1147, whole genome shotgun sequence genome encodes:
- the LOC126989389 gene encoding uncharacterized protein LOC126989389 translates to MNDDPSEHHELEDDDPEVKRVASCATQTHEPFNVLERLNCFSDWFRMKRAIAVCLRLQRMYKKNADGTHKGRSQEYIPLTVQELKEAENEIIRQAQAHAFHEEIKMLQGAGNHESSPQTNRRETTVKKTSKLYKLDPFIDEGGIVRVGGRIRMSTHQVARHPTILPKDSHVTDLLICNYHKRVPHQGRGITLNEIRATGYWILGGSSLVARHVSKCVVCRRVRSDTQGQKMADLPQDRLEPSPPFTYAAVDFFGPFYIKEGRKELKRYGVLFTCMVSRAVHLETANSLDTTSFLSAYRRFIGRRARVRQLRADQGTNFWVQKMS, encoded by the coding sequence ATGAATGATGACCCATCAGAGCATCATGAATTGGAAGATGATGATCCTGAAGTAAAAAGAGTTGCATCATGTGCTACACAGACACATGAGCCATTTAATGTACTAGAGAGGCTGAACTGTTTCTCTGATTGGTTCCGTATGAAGAGAGCCATTGCAGTGTGCCTTAGACTTCAAAGGATGTACAAGAAGAATGCAGATGGGACACATAAAGGAAGGAGCCAAGAATACATTCCACTGACAGTACAGGAACTGAAAGAAGCTGAAAATGAGATAATAAGGCAGGCTCAGGCTCATGCCTTccatgaggaaataaagatgctGCAGGGTGCAGGAAACCATGAGTCTTCCCCACAGACAAATAGAAGAGAaacaacagtaaagaaaacaagcaagttGTACAAACTTGATCCCTTCATAGATGAAGGTGGAATAGTAAGAGTTGGGGGAAGAATAAGGATGTCTACTCATCAAGTAGCAAGACATCCAACAATCCTGCCTAAGGATTCCCATGTTACTGATCTACTGATTTGCAACTACCACAAAAGGGTACCTCATCAGGGTAGGGGCATAACACTAAATGAAATTAGAGCAACTGGGTACTGGATTTTGGGGGGCTCATCTCTGGTGGCTAGACATGTCTCAAAATGTGTAGTCTGCAGAAGAGTTAGAAGTGACACACAAGGTCAAAAGATGGCTGACTTGCCACAAGATAGGCTagagccttcccctccctttacttatgCTGCAGTTGACTTTTTTGGTCCTTTCTACATCAAAGAGGGACGTAAAGAGCTAAAGAGATACGGGGTTCTTTTCACATGCATGGTATCACGTGCAGTCCATCTAGAGACAGCAAACAGTCTGGACACTACTTCCTTTCTCAGTGCCTACCGCCGCTTTATAGGAAGAAGAGCGCGAGTAAGACAGTTAAGAGCAGATCAAGGAACAAACTTTTGGGTGCAAAAAATGAGTTAG